In one Watersipora subatra chromosome 6, tzWatSuba1.1, whole genome shotgun sequence genomic region, the following are encoded:
- the LOC137398206 gene encoding protein FAM200C-like, whose amino-acid sequence MNETPNYWKPPYKVAYEIANQKKPHTIGEDLLKPCTLMMAKPILGKEAEKKLAAVSLSNNTVQRRNCSMVDDIKDQVVQQIMLSPFGLFAIQLDESTDVASCSQLMVYARYVHNEEIKKEFLFRVPLETTTKAKDIFNVVSNFFDEVDLKWENVISCCTDGAPAMLGTKSGFQALVKKFHLM is encoded by the coding sequence ATGAATGAAACTCCAAACTACTGGAAGCCTCCGTACAAGGTAGCATATGAAATCGCTAATCAGAAAAAACCCCATACCATTGGAGAAGATTTATTAAAGCCATGTACACTGATGATGGCGAAACCTATATTGGGAAAGGAGGCTGAGAAGAAGCTGGCTGCAGTGTCATTGTCTAATAACACAGTGCAGAGAAGAAATTGCAGCATGGTCGATGACATTAAAGATCAGGTTGTCCAGCAGATAATGTTATCTCCATTTGGGCTCTTTGCTATTCAGTTGGATGAGTCAACTGATGTAGCTTCATGCTCACAGTTAATGGTGTATGCCCGCTATGTACACAacgaagaaataaaaaaggaatTTCTGTTTCGTGTACCTCTGGAAACCACAACCAAAGctaaagacatttttaatgttGTCTCCAACTTTTTTGATGAAGTAGATCTAAAATGGGAAAATGTTATTAGCTGTTGTACAGATGGGGCACCAGCTATGCTAGGCACAAAATCAGGCTTTCAAGCTCTTGTAAAAAAGTTTCACTTAATGTAG